The genome window TCCCCAGGCCGAGCACGCTGGCATCCGGACCTACTTCTTCAGCGCCGAGAACACGGAGGAGCAGGAATCCTGGATCCAAGCCATGGGCGAAGCCGCCCGGGTGCAGATCCCCCCGACACAGAGGTCAGCACCTTCCATCTCCCCCTTGTCCCTGTTCCCTGGTACCCCAGTGATGGAGCACCATGGCCGAGGAGCGTGAGGGTCCCTCTGTAGAATGGAGCTGGGGTGGGGACAGGATGCCACTGTGTGGCATGGCAAAGGGGAGGTAACGCTCTCTCCTGCCTTGGCACCCCCAGGCACGAGAAGCCAGACTCTGAGAACATCCCCCCCAgtaaacaccaccaccaccacaacacCTCCCACCGCGAGCACCCCAAAGCCGACCCCGACACCAAGACCCGGGGCGAAGGCGATGGCCGTGGCTCGGAGAAGATGGAGAGGAAGCCGGAAAGGATGGAGAGCAAGAAGGAGCCTTTGGCCAAAGCCAACGGCATCGCGGGGCCGGAGATGCCCTCGGAGCCGGGCAGCCCTTACCCCGAAGGGCCGCGGGTGCCGGCGGAGCGGCCGCCGCAGCCCAATGGCTGGTTGTACCCGTCCCCCAGCCGCCCCGGCAGCACCGCCTTCCCCCCCGGCGATGGGGACAGCGCGGCCCCGCGCCGCAGCATCGCCCCCCGCACCAACCATGAGAAGCTGGCGCAGCGCAAGAGCTCCATGACGCAGCTGCAGCAATGGGTGAACTCGCGCCGTGGGGCTGTGCCCCCCGAGGAGCTGAGGAGGTGAGGGCAGATCCTGGTCCTTTTGTCCCCGGGGATGCTCTGAGGATGGGTTTCCATTTCCCATCTGTTTTCTGAGCCCTCCTTGGGTCAGAAAATCTCCTTTCTGGGCTGGCCCCATGGACAGGTTTGAACTGGGGGGGACACCCCAAAAAGACAAGTAAAGTAGATTTTGGAGGGGTTGTCATCGTGGGGTCCCTGGGAACAGGGATGCCACAGAGTCTCTGTGGAGGGATGCCAGGAGTGGAGGCCACCATGGGGTCCCTTGGAGAAGGGATGCTACCATAGGGTCCCTTGGAGAAGGGATGCTACCATAGGGTCCCTTGGAGAAGGGATGCTGCCACAGGGTCCATGGGAAGAGGTATGATAGGAGGGATGCTACCAAAGGGTTCCTGTGAGGAGGGAtgccagccagccagctctaCAAGTGCTGGCATCACAGCTGCCTGCTCTAAGGCTCTCCTTGCCCACTGGGACCCCCACCTTCAGAGCGAGGAGCCTGACACCAGCCTGTCTCTcacctctctcttccctcctccagccccaccagGTTTTACCCCATGTCTCGCCGGGTACCCGACTACTATTCCCCCTACTCACCCCAGTACCCTGAGGACTACCAGTATTATCCCCCTGGAGTGCGCCCTGACAGCATCTGCTCCATGCCAGCCTATGAGCGGGTGAGCCCGCCCTGGGCACTGGAGGACAAGCGCCATTCCTTCCGCAACGGGGGCACCTACCAGCTCCGCGACTGGAAGGAGCATCCCGGCTTCGGCCGCCAGGATGTCCCGCTCTGGCTGCCCGGGCCTGGGAGGCAGCCGACCTACCTGGATGAGGTGGATGCAGCCTCGGGCTCGCTGCGGCGCATGTCCCTGCAGCCCCGGTCCCACTCCGTGCCCCGCTCGCCCAGCCAGGGCTCCTACGCCCGGGCACGGGTTTACTCCCCGGTGCGCTCACCCAGTGCCCGCTTTGAGCGGCTGCCACCCCGAGGAGAGGAGATTTACGCTGACCCCACCACCTTCATGATGAGGAGATCCATCAGTTCTCCAAAGGTAAATGCCCGTCGGTGCTCGGGATGCATGGGGACCCTGGCTGGCGATGtgagggcagggatgctgcagtaCTGCTTGTCCTCTCTGCATGCAGAACAGAGGAaacgggaagttcaggttggatataaggaagaagctctttactgttagggtggtgaggcactggaatgggttgcccaaggaagctgggaatgctccatccctggcgatgttcaaggccaggttggatggagtcttgggtgacatggctcagagcaaggtgtccctgcccatagcagggggttggaactggatgatgttaaggtcctttccgacccaaaccattccatgattctatgcaCTGCCTTCCTCAAAATGCCactaagtcatagaatcatggaatggtttgggaaggaccttacgatcattTGGTTCCaacacctctgccatgggcagagataaGTCCATGGCTTGAAGCATGGCTTTAGGTGTCCCCTTGGCATCCTGCATCCAGGCTGTGGttgctccctcctggctgccCCTGTGAGCCTGCTGGGATGCCCAAGGCCACCACGAGTGACGTGCTCCCAAGGAGGGAGCTCTGGTGTCCCTGTCTCACTGCTCTGTGCCCCAAAGCCAGGCCTgatcctgctgcagggctgggatcTGCCTTTGATTTGCTTTGTGGCCCCTCACACACCTCTCTCACATctctggtttgggggggggtctCCTCTCTCTTCAGTATGACTATCTGGGGGACAGACGGCCCGTCCCAGCGGGAATGTACCCATACCACTACCCAGCATCACCCACCATCCACGACAAGATGGTACGTACGGTGCTGGGGCTGAGCGGCTGGGACCGGGGGGCTCAGGGTCCCttggggatgtggggctggcTTGGGGGGGTCCTGGCTCAGGTGGCTGAGGAGGAACCGCTCTGCTCCAGGTTGTGGGCAGGTGGGGACCACAGGTCCTTCTGCTgttgtctctgctccctcccagccatACCCAAAGGAAATCCTTACGGAAAGGCCCCGGTTCCTACCCTGCATCCCCCAGGCCATGGGGCATCCCTATATCCCCTGGGCTGCTGGGCCAGGATGGTCCCTGGCTGATGCTGGCGCTCACCCTGCACCTTTCCCCCTCTTCATTCCTCAATTCCGgatacagctgctgctttgcgTTGTGTTTTCCCATTGGAGCTGGTGGGGTGAGACCAGGATGTCCCCCCCGCACAGAGCACAGTCCCAAAGCCATGGGGCAGGACAGATTGTTGGAGGAGGGAGAAGCACGAGTTACCATGAGCCACCCATGCTGCCATCCATCCTCACGAGCCAGAGACACAGGGAAAGGGCCGTGCGGGAGGAGAGCGGGTCTCCTGCAGGGCCCATCCACAGGGACACTTCTCTCTTCCCTGGCCAAGAGATCTCCGCATCTCCGTAGCCTTCACCTAACCGCTTTGCTTCTTCTTTTATatgttttgtgtgttgtttCTTGCCGCATGCCTGCTGGCTCCTGGTAGGATGAACTTTTAGACCTTCAGTTGCAAAGAAACCTAGAGTATTTGGACCAGCAGGTAGGCAGAGCTGGCTGCGAGCCTCACGCTGCTTACGTCCCCGTGTGCCCTGTCCCCAGCGGCatccccctccctcccagcgCAGCATCTCTTCCCCTAACATCCATCCTCACCCTTCTTGGCATTAAAGCAGCACAAGTTGTCTTTGGTTTGCTTCTTCCATCCCTCCCGTCTGTAGGGTTTGCTCATGGCTTGGTGGAAAACCCCCTTGATGGTGTCTCCTGTGTGGGGTGCTGGAGGCCAGGAGGGGTTTGGGGGGAGCGGTGGCAGGTTCCGACATGGATCTGGGGAGTACAGGGAGAGGCAGCTGCCTCTGAAGCCCCTCCCCTGCACCATGCAGGGCTTGCGGTGGTGCAGGACACCAGTGCACGGTGCTggatgctgtgctctggggcCATGCTGGCCTTGTtccccaaggccaggttggacacaggggcttggagcaagctgctccagtggaaggggtccctgcccatggcagggggctgggactggatgagctttaaggtcccttccaacccaaactattccatggttctgtgattcctcCTCAAAGGTGAGAGGTTTGATGCAGGGTGGGTGTGAGACACTCGCTGGGACCGacaccagagcagcagctctctggTTTGTGCATGCCAGGGGGTGTTTGGATGAAAGCTGTGAACTGACTTCATCCCAGGAAGCAGGGATGGGAGCGAATCCAGCTGGGGactgctggggtgggagctgcaggcacCGGATGAAGTCTAAAGCTGCGGATAGGAGCCAtcagcagtgctgcctgcaaAAGCCAGGCTGTCACTAAGGGAGCCGCTCCAGAGACAATCCCATTAGTCTGCAAATCCCCATCGGTGTGGTAATCGCTGGGATCTGTGTCTGCCGTGGAGCAGAGCCAGGGACAGGCAGGAGCACTCGCCGCAATGAAAGCGCTCTGGTTGTGTCACAGCAGCAAGGCTGGCTCTCCAAGGCTCTTTAAACCACTCCTGATACAGGCTttgcatctcctcctcctcctcctctcctgctgaCCTCTGGGGACACTGATTTGGAGTGACGCTGTCAAGCAGCTCTTTTCAAACAGCTCGCTGCTTTGGTTTCTCTCTCCTTGCTTGTCAAGTCATGgggatgctgctcagcagcagccaccttGCTGACCAGTCGAGGTTTTGGTCCCTGAGCTTAAACACCCATCACCAGGACCTCAAGGGGTCCTGGGGTGCGAGGGGCTTCAATCACTGCAGGCAAAGGCAGTGATGCAGCTCCATTGTGCAGCACCGAGGGATGCTGCGGCCGCAGCTCACCTGTGCTTCAAGTGGGATCCTCACAGCCCTGAGCACAGGTCACGGAGCTGTTTGTCAGTGCAGGAGCAGGGCCTGTCTGTTTGTCTGTGTGTTGGGACCACGCTGCACTGCAGGTCTGGTGTCTCTGTGCAAgcttgtgtctgtgtgtgcagattgctgctgcccagctcGGGGCTGGCGTGGCTTTATCTGTGTTTTCCCTTCAACAACGCTTTCAGGGCGTGCAACCAAGCCCAGgctgttctgcagtgcccagaaCGGAGCAGCAGCAACCCCGGGGCAGCCACCATCATGTGGCTGAGGCTCTGGGGCATCTCTTGGAGGTGGCATCTTGCCCTGAGGGCTCCCAAACTGAGCCACCTCGCTGCTCCGACAGCACCAGGCGCATCTCTGCTGAcctctgctctttccttccctgtctGCCGCAGATGAGCGAGAGCGAAACCCTCATCAGTATGGTGAACAGGATGGTGGAGACCTCCTCCCCTAGGGCTCAGCTCTACATGCAAGTAAGCCTCCGGCCGCCGGGCCGTGCATGGCAGCCACACGGCCACGCTCCATCCCCGAGGTCACCTCCTGCCATTCCCACTCATGCAGGCTCCAGCATCCATGCGGCTGCGGTACATCACGCTCTTGGGGTACCTGCTGGTCCATCACAGGCTTTGCTAATCCATCCATGAGCCATTAAAAGCTGGTAAATCCTTGTGCTAAGGGCACAAGGTGGGGATGCAGCAGTCCTGAGCTCTCATCCTCGTTTGGACTTGGGTGCTGCGCTCGCCCTCAGTTTGTTGTCGCGTGTGGATAGGGCAGGAAGAGGTGGGATGACTTAAAGACAGGAATCCAAAGCTCTTAAACCAAAGCTGTGTAACTCCTGTAGCAGGAAGAGGAAACAACCTTTTActtgctgaggctctggctcaTTGTATTCCCCAGCCCGGTGAGGGCTGCAGGGATCTTCCTGCTGATGTTGGGCCACAGCTCCAAGGTTGGGAGCACTTGGGAACGTGTTTCTGGGTTGCTGCAATCTGCAGCTCGTGATGCTGCCAGCCCCATGGGGGCAGCCCCACTGTGCTGCCCAGGGCATCTCCTAGATGGGTGACTGCTGGGGTTTTCAGCGTGGGGAAATTGCCTGTTTCCATCTGCTGTGCACAGGGATGCGCTGGAGGGTGAAGCTGGAGATGCTCAGATGCTCTGGCTggcccagctccctgcctggaGGCAGCAGATCCCAATCCACCAGgctctgcctccagccccaCTCGGCATTTCCCAGGTTCAGGTCTATTTTCATCATCCTGTAGCTTGGCTCTAAAGCAGTGTCTTGCTTTCTAGCAATAATAACCCCCTTCTTCTACCTTAATGCCTTTCATCTCGAGATCTTGGAGGCATTTCATTGTTGAGGTCCCATTAGTAATTTAGATTTCCAGGAAAGGCAAATGACTCACAGGGAAGCTGGATGGTAAACAGgccctggtgcagctgctgctttattGGTGTTTGCACCCTGCGAGGTGGGATTACAGCTTCACCTCTCTGCCTTTGTTTCCCTGCCTCTGGAATGGTGACGTGTACACACAGGCAGTTAATGGGTCATGAGGCATCTCTAGCTCGACTCTTGGCATCCCATGGGTAGGTTGTCTCTGGCTAATTCCCATTGCTCACTCAGCTGAAGGGTTGGGAAGTGGGAGGGAGGTTGTGTCTTCATCCGAGCATCCCGGCTGGCTCCAGCACCGGCATCCTGCACCGCCTACAGCACCCGCTGCCTCCCGACGGATGCCTCCAGTGGCTTGGCTCCCTATTCTCTCCCTGcccacagggatggggaagcagggctgggagctgcctcaCCCCACTCTCTTCTTGCAGGTGACCCCCTTCCCAGAGGCCTACAGGGAGACAGTGCACACCTACAAGATCAGCGAGCAAGACACCGATGTAAGAGCAAACATCCATCTTCTGCAGCCCCTTCTTCACTCCGTGCTTTTGCCCCTGTCTGCTCTCCCCATAGAGATGCATCCTGGCTGAGCACATCCATTCCCATGGATGCATCCAACAACCGGGCTCTcatcctctccttcctttctctatCCCTCCTGGCAGAAGCTGCTGGGGAAGCTCTGTGAGCAGAACAAGGTGCTGcgggagcaggagaggctggtgCAGCAGCTCCGAGCGGAGAAGGTACGTGATGGGCAAGCTCAAGGGGCCACCTGGGTATGGACCTGGCTGCACGGTGATGGATGTGCCCTGCTGGCACCTTCATGGTGAGGAAGCAACGTGTCCTGGTCACCTGGGGACAGATCAGCTGGGATGTTTCTGAGCTGGGGGAggtcacagaaccccagcctggtttgggttgaagggagcttaaagctcctccagctccaaccccggccacgggcagggaccccttccactggagcagcttgctccaagcccctgtgtccaacctggccttgagcactgccagggatggggcagccacagcttctctgggcaccctgtgccagcgcctcagcaccctcacagggaagagcttctgcctaagagctcagctcagtctcccctcgggcaggttcaagccattcccccttgttctgtccctataggcccttgcccaaagcccctctccaggtttcctgcagcccctttaggcactggagctgctctaaggtctctcctatggagccaggctgagagctgggcttgatCAGCCTGGGTCCAATGCCCCAGCCATGCCACAGTCCTGGACTCCCTGTGTGTTAATGCCCTGTTGAGGACAGGACCCGTAGCTCCTGCACCAGCCAGGCTCTGATTGCTGCATCTCCTGTCTATTCCCTGAAGGAGAGCCTGGAGAGTGCCCTGATGGGGACGCACCAGGAGCTGGAGATGTTCGGGAGCCAACCTGCCTACCCGGAGAAGCTGCTGCACAAGAAGGAATCACTCCAGAACCAGCTCATCAATATCCGTGTGGAGCTGTCTCAGGCCAGCACGGTAACAggctcctcctctgctccatctctggaTGTCCCCTACCCGCTACCatcccttttctcctccttccctgcttgAGGGGTTCCATTGGgtgcagcatcctcctgctttccccagtgctcccacTCTCAGGGCTGCTGCCAGCCATGGGATAATCCAGCCAAAACCCCTCCCACCAACCCATCTTCCCCCTTCCAGGCCCTGGCAAACAGCACTGCTGAGTACGAGAGCCTGGAGAGCGAGGTGTCCACCCTGCACGATGACCTCTGGGAGCAGCTCAACCTGGACATCCAGGTGAGCGAGTGGTCCCCACACcatccccatggaagccccctgCTTCCTTCCACTCTCTGCTCCCCATAAGGAGGCAATGTGCAAGCGGCTGCTCCATGCTCAGCCCTTGGGGCCCTGCTTTGGCCAGGGGGGCTGAGGAACCTCTGGGTGCCATCGAGGGGCTGGGGTTAGTGCTCCCcatgctgctggggagcagaaCTATGGCTGTGCCTGCACCCATGGGTCCCATGGCCTGGGGCTGGGGGTCTGACAGCATCAGGACCCTCTCTGCCCACTGCCTTTTCACCCCTGCAGAATGAGATGCTGAACCGGCAGATCCAGAAGGAGATCTGGCGGATCCAGGATGTGATGGAGGGGCTGAGGAAGAACAACCCATCCCGCGGCACGGACACGgccaagcacagaggtgagcaggctccagcccttgcaCAGCCCAAACCCCTCGTGCCGTGATGCAGACGGCAGCATCCGCTTGGCTACATGGAGGCCCTGATGGGATGCCTGTATTCTCCTCCGCAGTGGCCGTGGGCCCCTCAGGAACGTACAGCTCCAACAGCCCCGCCAGCCCCCTGAGCTCCGCCAGTCTCACCAGCCCCCTCAGCCCCTTCTCCCTCGTCTCCGGCTCCCAGGGATCGCCCACGAAGCCAGGACCTGGTGAGGTGAGTGAGAGCGGGTGGCCCGAGGGAGCCCTCGGGTCCTGAGCCCTTGGGTCCTGAGCCCTTGCTCCCGAGGGATGCTCAGGCTCCAGGCAGAGACTGTGTCTGTGTTTCCTTATGGCTCTGCCTGGGGACACCGTTTTGGCCACATGCATGGGCTGTGGTGTCCCCCCAGTGACATCTGGACCCGTGCTCCTTGCAGGGGCTGCGGCTGGGCTTTGCAGCCTTTGGCTTCAggacc of Lathamus discolor isolate bLatDis1 chromosome 19, bLatDis1.hap1, whole genome shotgun sequence contains these proteins:
- the PLEKHA6 gene encoding pleckstrin homology domain-containing family A member 6 isoform X6 produces the protein MSSKAGSKRAAPVTSEPQNHTMVAEGPPERPGGRVGARGRAARQGATETGSRAPPPGLSSSSAPLQASRSSRKGIAFGKRSNSMKRNPNAAVTKSGWLYKQASSGVKQWNKRWFVLVDRCLFYYKDEKEESILGSIPLLSFRVAAVQPSDNISRKHTFKVTVCWVEEMPASNGQSLSPQAEHAGIRTYFFSAENTEEQESWIQAMGEAARVQIPPTQRHEKPDSENIPPSKHHHHHNTSHREHPKADPDTKTRGEGDGRGSEKMERKPERMESKKEPLAKANGIAGPEMPSEPGSPYPEGPRVPAERPPQPNGWLYPSPSRPGSTAFPPGDGDSAAPRRSIAPRTNHEKLAQRKSSMTQLQQWVNSRRGAVPPEELRSPTRFYPMSRRVPDYYSPYSPQYPEDYQYYPPGVRPDSICSMPAYERVSPPWALEDKRHSFRNGGTYQLRDWKEHPGFGRQDVPLWLPGPGRQPTYLDEVDAASGSLRRMSLQPRSHSVPRSPSQGSYARARVYSPVRSPSARFERLPPRGEEIYADPTTFMMRRSISSPKYDYLGDRRPVPAGMYPYHYPASPTIHDKMVTPFPEAYRETVHTYKISEQDTDKLLGKLCEQNKVLREQERLVQQLRAEKESLESALMGTHQELEMFGSQPAYPEKLLHKKESLQNQLINIRVELSQASTALANSTAEYESLESEVSTLHDDLWEQLNLDIQNEMLNRQIQKEIWRIQDVMEGLRKNNPSRGTDTAKHRVAVGPSGTYSSNSPASPLSSASLTSPLSPFSLVSGSQGSPTKPGPGEEPGPPRPPLPKSYVPLESPPSIPPLPSESRLWPYPTSPSWQQGGEAKRGQPKPSFEQSKKDAQRPAPPGPQAEGLRQEQEAEKQAALNKVGIVPPRTKSPAEEEVVPAAGVPRRSSGGMANGLGSKERPKSAVFATETKVKMSVEEQIDRMKRHQSGSMKEKRRSLQLPGTQQPEPPSTKAPASYKVVRRHRSIHEVDISDLEAALRSDDPSKVYETPQEEIARLRKMELEPQHYDVDINKELSTPDKVLIPERYVELEPDMPLSPEEMKEKQKKVERIKTLIAKSSLQNVIPLGEGELDAPQDPETQLQEQEKRIEISCALAAEASRRGRMLSAQCATPSPPTSPASPTPPTNPLSSETSRGADNSHFMRV
- the PLEKHA6 gene encoding pleckstrin homology domain-containing family A member 6 isoform X1; translation: MSSKAGSKRAAPVTSEPQNHTMVAEGPPERPGGRVGARGRAARQGATETGSRAPPPGLSSSSAPLQASRSSRKGIAFGKRSNSMKRNPNAAVTKSGWLYKQASSGVKQWNKRWFVLVDRCLFYYKDEKEESILGSIPLLSFRVAAVQPSDNISRKHTFKVTVCWVEEMPASNGQSLSPQAEHAGIRTYFFSAENTEEQESWIQAMGEAARVQIPPTQRHEKPDSENIPPSKHHHHHNTSHREHPKADPDTKTRGEGDGRGSEKMERKPERMESKKEPLAKANGIAGPEMPSEPGSPYPEGPRVPAERPPQPNGWLYPSPSRPGSTAFPPGDGDSAAPRRSIAPRTNHEKLAQRKSSMTQLQQWVNSRRGAVPPEELRSPTRFYPMSRRVPDYYSPYSPQYPEDYQYYPPGVRPDSICSMPAYERVSPPWALEDKRHSFRNGGTYQLRDWKEHPGFGRQDVPLWLPGPGRQPTYLDEVDAASGSLRRMSLQPRSHSVPRSPSQGSYARARVYSPVRSPSARFERLPPRGEEIYADPTTFMMRRSISSPKYDYLGDRRPVPAGMYPYHYPASPTIHDKMDELLDLQLQRNLEYLDQQMSESETLISMVNRMVETSSPRAQLYMQVTPFPEAYRETVHTYKISEQDTDKLLGKLCEQNKVLREQERLVQQLRAEKESLESALMGTHQELEMFGSQPAYPEKLLHKKESLQNQLINIRVELSQASTALANSTAEYESLESEVSTLHDDLWEQLNLDIQNEMLNRQIQKEIWRIQDVMEGLRKNNPSRGTDTAKHRVAVGPSGTYSSNSPASPLSSASLTSPLSPFSLVSGSQGSPTKPGPGEEPGPPRPPLPKSYVPLESPPSIPPLPSESRLWPYPTSPSWQQGGEAKRGQPKPSFEQSKKDAQRPAPPGPQAEGLRQEQEAEKQAALNKVGIVPPRTKSPAEEEVVPAAGVPRRSSGGMANGLGSKERPKSAVFATETKVKMSVEEQIDRMKRHQSGSMKEKRRSLQLPGTQQPEPPSTKAPASYKVVRRHRSIHEVDISDLEAALRSDDPSKVYETPQEEIARLRKMELEPQHYDVDINKELSTPDKVLIPERYVELEPDMPLSPEEMKEKQKKVERIKTLIAKSSLQNVIPLGEGELDAPQDPETQLQEQEKRIEISCALAAEASRRGRMLSAQCATPSPPTSPASPTPPTNPLSSETSRGADNSHFMRV
- the PLEKHA6 gene encoding pleckstrin homology domain-containing family A member 6 isoform X5, which gives rise to MSSKAGSKRAAPVTSEPQNHTMVAEGPPERPGGRASRSSRKGIAFGKRSNSMKRNPNAAVTKSGWLYKQASSGVKQWNKRWFVLVDRCLFYYKDEKEESILGSIPLLSFRVAAVQPSDNISRKHTFKVTVCWVEEMPASNGQSLSPQAEHAGIRTYFFSAENTEEQESWIQAMGEAARVQIPPTQRHEKPDSENIPPSKHHHHHNTSHREHPKADPDTKTRGEGDGRGSEKMERKPERMESKKEPLAKANGIAGPEMPSEPGSPYPEGPRVPAERPPQPNGWLYPSPSRPGSTAFPPGDGDSAAPRRSIAPRTNHEKLAQRKSSMTQLQQWVNSRRGAVPPEELRSPTRFYPMSRRVPDYYSPYSPQYPEDYQYYPPGVRPDSICSMPAYERVSPPWALEDKRHSFRNGGTYQLRDWKEHPGFGRQDVPLWLPGPGRQPTYLDEVDAASGSLRRMSLQPRSHSVPRSPSQGSYARARVYSPVRSPSARFERLPPRGEEIYADPTTFMMRRSISSPKYDYLGDRRPVPAGMYPYHYPASPTIHDKMDELLDLQLQRNLEYLDQQMSESETLISMVNRMVETSSPRAQLYMQVTPFPEAYRETVHTYKISEQDTDKLLGKLCEQNKVLREQERLVQQLRAEKESLESALMGTHQELEMFGSQPAYPEKLLHKKESLQNQLINIRVELSQASTALANSTAEYESLESEVSTLHDDLWEQLNLDIQNEMLNRQIQKEIWRIQDVMEGLRKNNPSRGTDTAKHRVAVGPSGTYSSNSPASPLSSASLTSPLSPFSLVSGSQGSPTKPGPGEEPGPPRPPLPKSYVPLESPPSIPPLPSESRLWPYPTSPSWQQGGEAKRGQPKPSFEQSKKDAQRPAPPGPQAEGLRQEQEAEKQAALNKVGIVPPRTKSPAEEEVVPAAGVPRRSSGGMANGLGSKERPKSAVFATETKVKMSVEEQIDRMKRHQSGSMKEKRRSLQLPGTQQPEPPSTKAPASYKVVRRHRSIHEVDISDLEAALRSDDPSKVYETPQEEIARLRKMELEPQHYDVDINKELSTPDKVLIPERYVELEPDMPLSPEEMKEKQKKVERIKTLIAKSSLQNVIPLGEGELDAPQDPETQLQEQEKRIEISCALAAEASRRGRMLSAQCATPSPPTSPASPTPPTNPLSSETSRGADNSHFMRV
- the PLEKHA6 gene encoding pleckstrin homology domain-containing family A member 6 isoform X7 — its product is MSSKAGSKRAAPVTSEPQNHTMVAEGPPERPGGRVGARGRAARQGATETGSRAPPPGLSSSSAPLQASRSSRKGIAFGKRSNSMKRNPNAAVTKSGWLYKQASSGVKQWNKRWFVLVDRCLFYYKDEKEESILGSIPLLSFRVAAVQPSDNISRKHTFKVTVCWVEEMPASNGQSLSPQAEHAGIRTYFFSAENTEEQESWIQAMGEAARVQIPPTQRHEKPDSENIPPSKHHHHHNTSHREHPKADPDTKTRGEGDGRGSEKMERKPERMESKKEPLAKANGIAGPEMPSEPGSPYPEGPRVPAERPPQPNGWLYPSPSRPGSTAFPPGDGDSAAPRRSIAPRTNHEKLAQRKSSMTQLQQWVNSRRGAVPPEELRSPTRFYPMSRRVPDYYSPYSPQYPEDYQYYPPGVRPDSICSMPAYERVSPPWALEDKRHSFRNGGTYQLRDWKEHPGFGRQDVPLWLPGPGRQPTYLDEVDAASGSLRRMSLQPRSHSVPRSPSQGSYARARVYSPVRSPSARFERLPPRGEEIYADPTTFMMRRSISSPKYDYLGDRRPVPAGMYPYHYPASPTIHDKMDELLDLQLQRNLEYLDQQMSESETLISMVNRMVETSSPRAQLYMQVTPFPEAYRETVHTYKISEQDTDKLLGKLCEQNKVLREQERLVQQLRAEKESLESALMGTHQELEMFGSQPAYPEKLLHKKESLQNQLINIRVELSQASTALANSTAEYESLESEVSTLHDDLWEQLNLDIQNEMLNRQIQKEIWRIQDVMEGLRKNNPSRGTDTAKHRVAVGPSGTYSSNSPASPLSSASLTSPLSPFSLVSGSQGSPTKPGPGEPKPSFEQSKKDAQRPAPPGPQAEGLRQEQEAEKQAALNKVGIVPPRTKSPAEEEVVPAAGVPRRSSGGMANGLGSKERPKSAVFATETKVKMSVEEQIDRMKRHQSGSMKEKRRSLQLPGTQQPEPPSTKAPASYKVVRRHRSIHEVDISDLEAALRSDDPSKVYETPQEEIARLRKMELEPQHYDVDINKELSTPDKVLIPERYVELEPDMPLSPEEMKEKQKKVERIKTLIAKSSLQNVIPLGEGELDAPQDPETQLQEQEKRIEISCALAAEASRRGRMLSAQCATPSPPTSPASPTPPTNPLSSETSRGADNSHFMRV
- the PLEKHA6 gene encoding pleckstrin homology domain-containing family A member 6 isoform X4, with product MSSKAGSKRAAPVTSEPQNHTMVAEGPPERPGGRVGARGRAARQGATETGSRAPPPGLSSSSAPLQASRSSRKGIAFGKRSNSMKRNPNAAVTKSGWLYKQASSGVKQWNKRWFVLVDRCLFYYKDEKEESILGSIPLLSFRVAAVQPSDNISRKHTFKVTVCWVEEMPASNGQSLSPQAEHAGIRTYFFSAENTEEQESWIQAMGEAARVQIPPTQRHEKPDSENIPPSKHHHHHNTSHREHPKADPDTKTRGEGDGRGSEKMERKPERMESKKEPLAKANGIAGPEMPSEPGSPYPEGPRVPAERPPQPNGWLYPSPSRPGSTAFPPGDGDSAAPRRSIAPRTNHEKLAQRKSSMTQLQQWVNSRRGAVPPEELRSPTRFYPMSRRVPDYYSPYSPQYPEDYQYYPPGVRPDSICSMPAYERVSPPWALEDKRHSFRNGGTYQLRDWKEHPGFGRQDVPLWLPGPGRQPTYLDEVDAASGSLRRMSLQPRSHSVPRSPSQGSYARARVYSPVRSPSARFERLPPRGEEIYADPTTFMMRRSISSPKYDYLGDRRPVPAGMYPYHYPASPTIHDKMDELLDLQLQRNLEYLDQQMSESETLISMVNRMVETSSPRAQLYMQVTPFPEAYRETVHTYKISEQDTDKLLGKLCEQNKVLREQERLVQQLRAEKESLESALMGTHQELEMFGSQPAYPEKLLHKKESLQNQLINIRVELSQASTALANSTAEYESLESEVSTLHDDLWEQLNLDIQNEMLNRQIQKEIWRIQDVMEGLRKNNPSRGTDTAKHRVAVGPSGTYSSNSPASPLSSASLTSPLSPFSLVSGSQGSPTKPGPGEEPGPPRPPLPKSYVPLESPPSIPPLPSESRLWPYPTSPSWQQGGEAKRGQPKPSFEQSKKDAQRPAPPGPQAEGLRQEQEAEKQAALNKVGIVPPRTKSPAEEEVVPAAGVPRRSSGGMANGLGSKERPKSAVFATETKVKMSVEEQIDRMKRHQSGSMKEKRRSLQLPGTQQPEPPSTKAPASYKVVRRHRSIHEVDISDLEAALRSDDPSKVYETPQEEIARLRKMELEPQHYDVDINKELSTPDKVLIPERYVELEPDMPLSPEEMKEKQKKVERIKTLIAKSSLQNVIPLGEGELDAPQDPETQLQEQEKRIEISCALAAEASRRGRMLSAQALAAAGAIKFHGATF